The following proteins come from a genomic window of Amaranthus tricolor cultivar Red isolate AtriRed21 chromosome 14, ASM2621246v1, whole genome shotgun sequence:
- the LOC130800229 gene encoding disease resistance protein RGA2-like isoform X2 has translation MWNILERRGEGDNEALVKEWMRRLKDLSLRLEDLFEEVSLADKGDERISAGMLTKHICMPCSSSPRVKINKKISQEFKIIMMELKGIRSDMFSLNLRELSFEEKRVLKFMNVRETHSFVLEEEVIGRVNDKNVIVEMLLNSDHSEANVSIIPIVGIGGLGKTTLAQLAYNDESVQQHFELIGWACINGICRLEELARKILNAFTDILNDDYQQFNMEQIQSCLRDVLNDKRYLLVLDDMWDEDRERWLILRQLLVRGKQGSKIIVTSRSGLVAQNLGTVEPYKLGGLHEEESWALFESLAFKKGQQKRNPNLISIGQEIVKKCANVPLAIRTVAGLLYSKDTEQEWKYFENSELRMIEQNDSSIMSTLKLSYDHLPSHLKQCLAYCSLFPKDYEIDKQCLIYLWIAQGFIRSSNCNESLEDIGHAYFMELLRRSFFQDVTRDEFDDIISCKMHSLMIDFLRNVASDDCALVERPQQRISDCVCHLSLIAEASNGTPAKMRSLLVLSDSVPQNIDKIFSTMKRLRSLDLSNVSCKSLPNSIEKLKHLRYIRLGAYLENLPEGITKLRNLCTLDIQRCSKLKKLPKSFNKLIKLRNLHNGERLTDLPPAFGRLTSLRALDIFIVGESNGLDALARLNGLAGDLKIRFVKHREKAVLEARVASLKDKKITNLFLTWSSSYEDQVDDGEEEEVLKYLMPPSSLKRLKVWNWQGVQLPQWGMNKFPYLFSISIRSCHRCHHLPSFSKLPHLRFLRLWALSSLEYIESGGDDNENSSAGEYFPSLESLWLLDLPELRGWSRFEDTVDTRRNEHNNHHLLSQKLVFPCLSELGIEGCPKMMSIPVVPKLESLNANEIHGKLLKDLLSADESLRSLHVHSVQELVSFSINLFTGKTLTISECQELTHLTAESPTILHRLVIDECCSLKDISSALVHLSLLQELEIRHCKELDLGYRSTTWKGLKRLRTLELSDIPNLELLPEEISSLTTLQTIKLVSLTNLRALSDWIANLNQLHLLEIRECPRLLALPRSFCNITSLHELRISQCPNLLTRCRYPDGDDRTLIQHIPNIHVG, from the exons ATGTGGAATATTCTGG AGAGAAGAGGTGAAGGTGACAATGAAGCTCTGGTCAAAGAGTGGATGAGAAGACTGAAAGACTTAAGCTTACGATTGGAGGACTTGTTCGAGGAGGTTTCCTTGGCTGACAAAGGGGATGAACGAATATCTGCAGGTATGCTTACTAAACACATATGTATGCCATGTTCATCTTCACCTCGTGTTAAGATTAATAAAAAGATTTCCCAAGAGTTCAAGATTATTATGATGGAGTTGAAAGGTATTAGATCAGATATGTTTAGCCTTAATCTTAGGGAGCTTTCCTTTGAAGAAAAACGTGTGCTTAAATTTATGAATGTGAGGGAAACACATTCGTTTGTCTTGGAAGAAGAGGTGATCGGTAGGGTTAATGACAAGAATGTGATTGTAGAGATGTTGTTGAATTCTGATCATTCTGAAGCAAATGTGTCTATCATTCCGATTGTTGGGATTGGGGGACTAGGGAAAACTACACTTGCTCAACTTGCTTATAATGATGAAAGTGTTCAGCAACATTTTGAGCTGATTGGTTGGGCATGCATTAATGGGATCTGTAGGTTGGAAGAGTTAGCTAGGAAAATTCTTAATGCATTCACTGATATTTTAAATGATGATTATCAGCAGTTCAACATGGAACAGATTCAATCATGTCTTCGAGATGTTTTAAATGATAAGAGATACTTACTTGTATTGGATGACATGTGGGATGAAGACCGTGAGAGATGGCTTATCTTAAGGCAGCTTTTAGTCAGAGGTAAGCAAGGAAGTAAAATAATTGTCACTTCTAGGTCTGGTCTGGTTGCTCAAAACCTAGGCACAGTTGAGCCGTATAAACTGGGGGGCTTGCATGAGGAGGAGTCGTGGGCCTTGTTTGAAAGCCTAGCATTTAAGAAGGGACAACAAAAAAGGAACCCGAATCTCATAAGCATCGGTCAAGAGATAGTAAAGAAGTGTGCCAACGTTCCCCTTGCCATAAGGACCGTTGCGGGTCTTCTATATTCTAAAGATACCGAGCAGGAATGGAAGTATTTCGAGAATAGTGAGCTCAGAATGATAGAACAAAATGACAGCAGTATCATGTCAACATTGAAATTGAGCTATGATCACCTACCATCACACTTAAAGCAGTGCTTAGCTTATTGCTCCTTGTTTCCCAAGGATTATGAAATTGATAAGCAATGTCTGATTTACCTTTGGATTGCACAAGGGTTCATTAGGTCTTCAAATTGCAATGAAAGTCTTGAGGATATTGGTCATGCATATTTCATGGAATTGCTAAGAAGATCTTTCTTTCAAGATGTTACACGAGATGAGTTTGATGATATAATCAGCTGCAAGATGCACAGTCTAATGATTGACTTTCTGCGGAATGTGGCATCAGATGATTGTGCTTTGGTAGAAAGGCCTCAGCAGCGGATTAGTGATTGTGTCTGTCACTTGAGCTTGATTGCAGAAGCATCGAACGGAACTCCAGCCAAAATGCGGTCTCTTCTGGTGCTTTCAGATTCTGTGCCACAAAATATAGATAAAATCTTTTCCACCATGAAGCGTTTACGCTCCTTGGACTTGTCCAATGTGAGCTGCAAGAGCCTTCCAAATTCTATTGAGAAGCTGAAGCACCTAAGGTATATTAGACTCGGTGCCTATCTTGAAAATCTCCCTGAAGGCATCACAAAGCTCAGGAACTTGTGTACACTGGATATTCAGAGGTGTTCCAAGCTGAAGAAATTGCCAAAAAGCTTCAACAAATTGATCAAACTCAGGAACCTGCATAATGGAGAGAGATTGACTGATTTGCCACCTGCGTTTGGTCGATTAACATCTCTTAGGGCACTTGACATTTTTATAGTTGGGGAAAGTAACGGACTTGATGCACTGGCTAGATTGAATGGTCTTGCTGGAGATTTGAAAATCCGGTTTGTAAAACATCGTGAGAAAGCTGTATTAGAAGCTAGAGTAGCAAGTTTGAAAGACAAGAAGATAACAAACTTATTCTTGACGTGGTCATCATCATATGAGGATCAAGTTGATGATGGTGAGGAGGAAGAGGTTTTAAAGTATTTGATGCCTCCTTCGTCTCTCAAACGTTTGAAAGTTTGGAATTGGCAAGGAGTGCAACTTCCACAATGGGGGATGAACAAGTTTCCTTACCTTTTTTCTATATCTATCAGATCTTGCCACAGATGTCATCATCTCCCAAGCTTCAGTAAACTTCCTCATCTCAGGTTTCTTCGTCTTTGGGCACTTAGTTCGTTGGAGTACATTGAGAGTGGTGGTGATGATAATGAGAATTCTTCTGCAGGTGAATACTTTCCTTCTTTAGAAAGTTTGTGGTTGTTAGATTTGCCTGAATTAAGAGGATGGTCAAGATTTGAGGATACTGTTGATACTCGTAGAAACGAGCATAACAATCACCATCTATTATCTCAGAAGCTAGTATTCCCTTGCCTTTCTGAACTTGGGATAGAAGGTTGCCCCAAGATGATGTCGATTCCCGTTGTGCCAAAACTCGAGTCCCTGAATGCAAATGAGATTCATGGGAAGCTACTAAAAGATCTTTTGTCGGCAGATGAATCATTGAGGTCGCTCCATGTTCATTCAGTGCAGGAATTAGTTTCTTTCTCTATCAATCTTTTTACTGGAAAAACTCTAACAATTTCAGAATGTCAAGAGCTGACCCACCTGACTGCTGAATCTCCAACCATTCTCCATCGACTTGTAATTGATGAATGTTGCAGTTTGAAAGACATATCAAGTGCACTAGTACATCTTTCTCTCCTCCAGGAACTGGAAATTCGGCATTGTAAAGAGTTGGATTTGGGATATAGATCAACAACTTGGAAAGGTCTCAAGAGACTTCGTACCTTGGAATTATCGGACATCCCAAATTTGGAGCTCCTACCGGAGGAAATTAGTAGCCTCACCACACTCCAGACAATAAAACTTGTCAGTCTCACCAACTTAAGAGCCCTATCAGATTGGATCGCGAACCTCAACCAGCTTCACTTGCTTGAAATTCGGGAATGTCCTAGGCTGTTGGCGCTTCCACGATCTTTCTGTAATATTACTTCTTTGCATGAACTAAGGATCTCTCAATGTCCCAATCTTCTCACAAGGTGTAGGTACCCAGATGGCGATGATCGGACACTTATTCAACACATCCCTAATATCCATGTGGGATAA
- the LOC130800231 gene encoding uncharacterized protein C24B11.05-like translates to MAYEDRYVQASKYDCLLFDLDDTLYPLGSGLAKEVLKNIQDYMVEKLGIDKSKINELSNLLYKHYGTTMAGLRAIGYDFDYDNYHSFVHGRLPYENLKSDPVLRNLLLSLPIRKVIFTNADNTHAIKALDRLGLEDCFEGIICFETLNPTHKNFASDDEDDIEFVGSKISSNTKKNEIFDIIGHFANQNDATTLPKTPIICKPSEYAIEQALKIANLNPNRTIFFDDSVRNILAGKRVGLNTVLVGTSQRPKGADYVLESIHNLREALPQLWEATVRPEIYSGKISIEASVIA, encoded by the exons ATGGCATACGAGGATCGATACGTGCAAGCCTCAAAATATGATTGTCTTTTGTTTG ATCTTGATGATACTTTGTACCCTCTTGGCTCTGGGTTGGCAAAAGAAGTCCTTAAGAACATTCAAG ATTATATGGTTGAAAAGCTTGGTATAGACAAGAGTAAAATCAATGAATTGTCCAATCTTTTGTACAAACACTACGGTACAACAATGGCTGGTCTTCGt GCAATTGGCTATGATTTTGACTATGACAACTATCATAG ttttgttcATGGTAGATTACCTTATGAGAATCTTAAATCGGACCCAGTTCTAAGAAATCTTTTATTGAGCCTACCTATTCGAAAAGTG ATATTTACAAATGCGGATAATACACATGCCATTAAAGCTCTGGATAGGCTTGGATTGGAGGATTGTTTCGAAGGAATTATTTGTTTTGAAACTCTTAACCCGACCCATAAAAATTTCGCTTcggatgatgaagatgatattgaatttgttggatcaaaaattAGTTCCAATACGAAAAAGAATGAAATATTTGACATAATTGGTCATTTTGCTAACCAAAATGATGCAACAACATTGCCTAAAACACCCATCATTTGTAAACCATCAGAATATGCAATTGAACAAGCTCTTAAGATTGCCAATTTAAACCCTAATAGAACA ATATTCTTTGATGATAGTGTCCGAAATATATTGGCCGGAAAACGAGTGGGTCTGAACACAGTTCTG GTGGGTACTTCTCAAAGACCAAAAGGTGCGGATTATGTATTGGAAAGCATTCATAATCTAAGGGAAGCATTGCCACAACTATGGGAAGCTACTGTGAGGCCTGAAATTTACTCTGGCAAAATATCTATTGAGGCTTCTGTAATTGCTTGA
- the LOC130800229 gene encoding disease resistance protein RGA2-like isoform X1 produces the protein MYVMLRKENAESNSNYKLFFSERRGEGDNEALVKEWMRRLKDLSLRLEDLFEEVSLADKGDERISAGMLTKHICMPCSSSPRVKINKKISQEFKIIMMELKGIRSDMFSLNLRELSFEEKRVLKFMNVRETHSFVLEEEVIGRVNDKNVIVEMLLNSDHSEANVSIIPIVGIGGLGKTTLAQLAYNDESVQQHFELIGWACINGICRLEELARKILNAFTDILNDDYQQFNMEQIQSCLRDVLNDKRYLLVLDDMWDEDRERWLILRQLLVRGKQGSKIIVTSRSGLVAQNLGTVEPYKLGGLHEEESWALFESLAFKKGQQKRNPNLISIGQEIVKKCANVPLAIRTVAGLLYSKDTEQEWKYFENSELRMIEQNDSSIMSTLKLSYDHLPSHLKQCLAYCSLFPKDYEIDKQCLIYLWIAQGFIRSSNCNESLEDIGHAYFMELLRRSFFQDVTRDEFDDIISCKMHSLMIDFLRNVASDDCALVERPQQRISDCVCHLSLIAEASNGTPAKMRSLLVLSDSVPQNIDKIFSTMKRLRSLDLSNVSCKSLPNSIEKLKHLRYIRLGAYLENLPEGITKLRNLCTLDIQRCSKLKKLPKSFNKLIKLRNLHNGERLTDLPPAFGRLTSLRALDIFIVGESNGLDALARLNGLAGDLKIRFVKHREKAVLEARVASLKDKKITNLFLTWSSSYEDQVDDGEEEEVLKYLMPPSSLKRLKVWNWQGVQLPQWGMNKFPYLFSISIRSCHRCHHLPSFSKLPHLRFLRLWALSSLEYIESGGDDNENSSAGEYFPSLESLWLLDLPELRGWSRFEDTVDTRRNEHNNHHLLSQKLVFPCLSELGIEGCPKMMSIPVVPKLESLNANEIHGKLLKDLLSADESLRSLHVHSVQELVSFSINLFTGKTLTISECQELTHLTAESPTILHRLVIDECCSLKDISSALVHLSLLQELEIRHCKELDLGYRSTTWKGLKRLRTLELSDIPNLELLPEEISSLTTLQTIKLVSLTNLRALSDWIANLNQLHLLEIRECPRLLALPRSFCNITSLHELRISQCPNLLTRCRYPDGDDRTLIQHIPNIHVG, from the exons ATGTACGTTATGCTTAGGAAAGAAAATGCTGAAAGTAATTCTAATTACAAGCTTTTCTTTTCAG AGAGAAGAGGTGAAGGTGACAATGAAGCTCTGGTCAAAGAGTGGATGAGAAGACTGAAAGACTTAAGCTTACGATTGGAGGACTTGTTCGAGGAGGTTTCCTTGGCTGACAAAGGGGATGAACGAATATCTGCAGGTATGCTTACTAAACACATATGTATGCCATGTTCATCTTCACCTCGTGTTAAGATTAATAAAAAGATTTCCCAAGAGTTCAAGATTATTATGATGGAGTTGAAAGGTATTAGATCAGATATGTTTAGCCTTAATCTTAGGGAGCTTTCCTTTGAAGAAAAACGTGTGCTTAAATTTATGAATGTGAGGGAAACACATTCGTTTGTCTTGGAAGAAGAGGTGATCGGTAGGGTTAATGACAAGAATGTGATTGTAGAGATGTTGTTGAATTCTGATCATTCTGAAGCAAATGTGTCTATCATTCCGATTGTTGGGATTGGGGGACTAGGGAAAACTACACTTGCTCAACTTGCTTATAATGATGAAAGTGTTCAGCAACATTTTGAGCTGATTGGTTGGGCATGCATTAATGGGATCTGTAGGTTGGAAGAGTTAGCTAGGAAAATTCTTAATGCATTCACTGATATTTTAAATGATGATTATCAGCAGTTCAACATGGAACAGATTCAATCATGTCTTCGAGATGTTTTAAATGATAAGAGATACTTACTTGTATTGGATGACATGTGGGATGAAGACCGTGAGAGATGGCTTATCTTAAGGCAGCTTTTAGTCAGAGGTAAGCAAGGAAGTAAAATAATTGTCACTTCTAGGTCTGGTCTGGTTGCTCAAAACCTAGGCACAGTTGAGCCGTATAAACTGGGGGGCTTGCATGAGGAGGAGTCGTGGGCCTTGTTTGAAAGCCTAGCATTTAAGAAGGGACAACAAAAAAGGAACCCGAATCTCATAAGCATCGGTCAAGAGATAGTAAAGAAGTGTGCCAACGTTCCCCTTGCCATAAGGACCGTTGCGGGTCTTCTATATTCTAAAGATACCGAGCAGGAATGGAAGTATTTCGAGAATAGTGAGCTCAGAATGATAGAACAAAATGACAGCAGTATCATGTCAACATTGAAATTGAGCTATGATCACCTACCATCACACTTAAAGCAGTGCTTAGCTTATTGCTCCTTGTTTCCCAAGGATTATGAAATTGATAAGCAATGTCTGATTTACCTTTGGATTGCACAAGGGTTCATTAGGTCTTCAAATTGCAATGAAAGTCTTGAGGATATTGGTCATGCATATTTCATGGAATTGCTAAGAAGATCTTTCTTTCAAGATGTTACACGAGATGAGTTTGATGATATAATCAGCTGCAAGATGCACAGTCTAATGATTGACTTTCTGCGGAATGTGGCATCAGATGATTGTGCTTTGGTAGAAAGGCCTCAGCAGCGGATTAGTGATTGTGTCTGTCACTTGAGCTTGATTGCAGAAGCATCGAACGGAACTCCAGCCAAAATGCGGTCTCTTCTGGTGCTTTCAGATTCTGTGCCACAAAATATAGATAAAATCTTTTCCACCATGAAGCGTTTACGCTCCTTGGACTTGTCCAATGTGAGCTGCAAGAGCCTTCCAAATTCTATTGAGAAGCTGAAGCACCTAAGGTATATTAGACTCGGTGCCTATCTTGAAAATCTCCCTGAAGGCATCACAAAGCTCAGGAACTTGTGTACACTGGATATTCAGAGGTGTTCCAAGCTGAAGAAATTGCCAAAAAGCTTCAACAAATTGATCAAACTCAGGAACCTGCATAATGGAGAGAGATTGACTGATTTGCCACCTGCGTTTGGTCGATTAACATCTCTTAGGGCACTTGACATTTTTATAGTTGGGGAAAGTAACGGACTTGATGCACTGGCTAGATTGAATGGTCTTGCTGGAGATTTGAAAATCCGGTTTGTAAAACATCGTGAGAAAGCTGTATTAGAAGCTAGAGTAGCAAGTTTGAAAGACAAGAAGATAACAAACTTATTCTTGACGTGGTCATCATCATATGAGGATCAAGTTGATGATGGTGAGGAGGAAGAGGTTTTAAAGTATTTGATGCCTCCTTCGTCTCTCAAACGTTTGAAAGTTTGGAATTGGCAAGGAGTGCAACTTCCACAATGGGGGATGAACAAGTTTCCTTACCTTTTTTCTATATCTATCAGATCTTGCCACAGATGTCATCATCTCCCAAGCTTCAGTAAACTTCCTCATCTCAGGTTTCTTCGTCTTTGGGCACTTAGTTCGTTGGAGTACATTGAGAGTGGTGGTGATGATAATGAGAATTCTTCTGCAGGTGAATACTTTCCTTCTTTAGAAAGTTTGTGGTTGTTAGATTTGCCTGAATTAAGAGGATGGTCAAGATTTGAGGATACTGTTGATACTCGTAGAAACGAGCATAACAATCACCATCTATTATCTCAGAAGCTAGTATTCCCTTGCCTTTCTGAACTTGGGATAGAAGGTTGCCCCAAGATGATGTCGATTCCCGTTGTGCCAAAACTCGAGTCCCTGAATGCAAATGAGATTCATGGGAAGCTACTAAAAGATCTTTTGTCGGCAGATGAATCATTGAGGTCGCTCCATGTTCATTCAGTGCAGGAATTAGTTTCTTTCTCTATCAATCTTTTTACTGGAAAAACTCTAACAATTTCAGAATGTCAAGAGCTGACCCACCTGACTGCTGAATCTCCAACCATTCTCCATCGACTTGTAATTGATGAATGTTGCAGTTTGAAAGACATATCAAGTGCACTAGTACATCTTTCTCTCCTCCAGGAACTGGAAATTCGGCATTGTAAAGAGTTGGATTTGGGATATAGATCAACAACTTGGAAAGGTCTCAAGAGACTTCGTACCTTGGAATTATCGGACATCCCAAATTTGGAGCTCCTACCGGAGGAAATTAGTAGCCTCACCACACTCCAGACAATAAAACTTGTCAGTCTCACCAACTTAAGAGCCCTATCAGATTGGATCGCGAACCTCAACCAGCTTCACTTGCTTGAAATTCGGGAATGTCCTAGGCTGTTGGCGCTTCCACGATCTTTCTGTAATATTACTTCTTTGCATGAACTAAGGATCTCTCAATGTCCCAATCTTCTCACAAGGTGTAGGTACCCAGATGGCGATGATCGGACACTTATTCAACACATCCCTAATATCCATGTGGGATAA